Sequence from the Phoenix dactylifera cultivar Barhee BC4 unplaced genomic scaffold, palm_55x_up_171113_PBpolish2nd_filt_p 002657F, whole genome shotgun sequence genome:
CCAAAAACAAACCACACCTGAGACCACTTGGGATTAAAAGGATTCTCCTCAGCAACAACACCGCTCTCTAAGGCTCATCTCATAGTGGCAGCACATCTAGGTTGTTGGTGAATAAAATCTTACCCACAGGCTACAGCAGGAACTTAAAAAGCAGCAGATATAAGAGTATGATGATAGGGCGGGGGTCAACAATCCCAAAAAGTACATGGATTTTGTGTTCCACTTTATACATTTTATGGTATTCATCACCTATCAGATCATCACACAGTTTACTCACTTTACCAGTCCAAGCTGATCGCTTAGTTTACTAGAAATTGGTGATTGGTTTAGTTAAAATTCCTGGAATGCCACTTAAAACTCAACCTGGACCTGACCCAGACCCGAATTACTTGGGTTGAGGAGGAGGGATGCGAGGGAGAGTGGGCAGCTCTAGTGATTCCCAGTGGCGGAGAAATTTAGAAGAGCACAATTGGGGTGCTAGGGCTGAACTGGGCACAGTATATATACTTATACACCAGTCGGTTCAGTTGATTTTATTTAAAACTTTAAACCGAAAACAAGctgaccttttcttttgaactgatACTGGATTGAACAAATATCCGACTCAAACCGTATCGAAATAATCAGTTTGGATGGGTTACTTTGGAATGATATTGGCCATCCCTTAGGTTTGTTTAATGGCAGCATATTGGTCTGGTCTGGTCTGGTTTCTCCTGTCTGCTTTCATAACAAATAAATCCTGTACTCTAATTAGCATGAGCAAAGTCAAACTCCAAACCTGACTCAACTCCAAATCTTTCAATATTTCTTACATACCTTCAAGTCTGCTAAAGGTTATTCTACATTCTCTTGCATAGTATGTCTAATCTATATATTTAATGTGATCATATGCACAAGGACTAACTGATCTGTCAATTTctattagaagaaagctacaaatgATAAAGAGCATGTTGGTGGAAAGGACCATATGCTCAGTCTGGCTGTGAATTCACCAGTAATATCTCAACTAGGACTTGTAAACACCAAAACTAATGATATTATCCCAGCTCCATGAAAGGGGGCACCAGCTGATATGGTTGTTGGAGGAATTCCATCATCCAAATGTCAACATACAGATGATCAAAAAATTGTTTTGTTGATTTACAGAACATACTATTCCCTTTTGTGTTGTCTTTTTATGCACAACAATAATTATGTTATTAGCAATGTGCCATTTTTTGGCTTTTCAGATTGTACTTAAAATGTCATCAATTATACTTTATGTGCTGTTTTTATATCCATGCCTCTGTTATTTTCCCTCGCAGTTTTGAATTTGAAGCTATCCTTTTCATGTATGTTTGTTTTACTTTTACCATTTGCAATCAAATCCCAAAATCTAGCAATTATACTTTCATTGACACCTAATAAATTGTAAGCACATTCCAAATGATAGCTTCAAACTAAAATGGACAGAAGCCCATTTAGCCCAGCCCACTTAGCCCAGCCCATTTGAGCGAAGCCCATTTAGCTTAGCCCTATTCAACCTGATAAACCGAATTGAATTGAACTGAATTTCTTGGGTTAGTTTGAACCAATTTTTGCAGATGGTTGGTTCAGTTTTGGTTTTAGAAAATAGATTTAAATTGGTTCAGTTTCAAGAATGACTCTAAACTGGTCCCACCCAAACTGCACACACCCTCGTCGGCGAATCACTTACATCTATAAGTTCGCGAAAACCTTCAAATCCCTACATCCCTTTTTTTCCTCAGTATTTTGATTAAGTACCCTTGTGTTTTCCTCTGGAGATGTCTCCCGCCATTGAAAGTTGGTGTTTTTCGATAATATTAGTATGAAATCACCCActtgttttggaaaaaaattatttttgagtaGAAAAATTGAGTTTTAacactcttttcttctttcatttttgGATTATAGTATTGCTTAGAACTTATTATTTTTGTGTGATTTTCGTCTTTGAATTGCAGTTCTTTTGCGAAGAAAATGAGTTTGATTTCTCAAAATATGCTCCCCAAGAAACGAAGAGAGAAGATTGATGGAGAAGCAGCTGATGGGTTGGTTGATGAACATAAACTGAAGAACTCGAAGAGGAAGAATAGAGGCAGAGATTATGACTTGTTGGAGGGAAATAGAGAGCAGGAGAAGGAGATGAAGAAGCTGGAGAGCTTCTTGTTTGGTACCCTTCACTCCCCTGTGGAATTTGGCAAGGAAGCTggtggagaagaggaggaggtggctcagGATGTGCCTTTGTTCTTCGTGGATAAGTCCACCGGCGATGAAATGGTAGTCTATGAAGAGGACTTGCATTCTCGAATTGAAGAACGGcgtaaggaagagaagaagccaGCATGGGTTGATGACGAGGAGGAAAGGACGGAGGTGGACATAGTGAAGGTCAATAGGTTGAGGAAGCTTAGGAAGGAGGCTGATGAGCGTGTGATATCAGGTGCAGATTATGTGGCTAGACTACGCGCCCAGCATGCTAAGCTGAATCCTGGAACAGAATGGGCACGTATTGACCAGAAATCTGCCCATGTTGGTGCTTCCGATGATGAATCCGATGATGAAAGCGGTGTCACGGTTGCCCATGGATATGAGGATATGGAAGGTGGTGATATTCTCCGGAGCAATGATAAGCTTGTTGTTAAAGGTAGGGATAAGCTGTTGCCAGGGCTGTTGGAGTACTCAAGGCTAATGAATGCCAATTCAGAGGAGCCTTCCAATGGTCCTATCAATTCAGTTCAGTTTCATAGGAATGGCCAATTGCTGCTGACTGCTGGACTGGACAGAGGGTTGAGGTTTTTCCAGGTTGATGGAAAGCACAACACTAAGATACAGAGCATATTCATTGAGGACTGCCCGATATATAAGGCTTCATTTTTGCCTGATGGGTCTGAGGTCATAATTTCTGGCAGAAGGAAGTTTTTTTACAGCTTTGATTTGGTGAAAGCGGCCGTAAGTAAGATAGGTCCTTTGACGGGGAGGGAGGAGAAAAGTCTGGAAGTTTTTGAGGTTTCCCCTGATTCGAGCACCATTGCATTCATCGGTAATGAAGGTTATATTCTTTTGATGTCGTCAAGAACAAAGGAACTGATTGGAACTGTCAAGATGAATGGAAGCGCACGTTCTTTGGCTTTTGCTGATGGTGGGCAGCAGCTATTGAGCAGTGGTGGTGATGGGCAAGTTTATCACTGGGATCTTAGGACAAGGAGGTGCATCCACAAGGCTGTCGATGAAGGGTGTATAGTGGGTTCAGCCCTCTGTGTTTCACCAGACAACTCTTTGTTTGCAGCAGGTTCAAGCAGTGGAATTGTGAATGTCTACAAAAGGGGAGAGTTTCTTGGGGGAAAGAGGAAGCCATTGAAGACCATTGAAAATCTAACCACAATGGTTGATTTCATGAAGTTTAATCATGATGGACAGATTTTGGCTATTAGctcaagaatgaagaagaatgGTCTAAAATTGATACATGTTCCATCTTTTACCGCCTTCTCAAACTGCCCCCTCCCAGATTTAGTTTGCATTACCCACGTGCTTTGGATTTCAGTCCTCATGGAGGTTTCATGGCCATGGGAAATGCTGGTGGAAAGGTTCTGTTGTACAAGTTGCATCATTATCAATATGCATAAACCATTGCGGCAGTGGTCGGCAACTCTGGCTTGTGGTATCATACTTTTCTTTAACCTATTGAGCTGGCAGTTTTTAATACCTTCAGTTGTGGTTAGTATTATTTTCTGTGTTGATGTCTTTTTGTTTATTAATGGTAATCAATGTAATTTTTCCCTTTAGGATGTCGGTATGTTGGCATGAAGTATTGCATaaaccaaattagttggctGGATTGAATTTGACTggcattattattttaatttctctctctctctctctctct
This genomic interval carries:
- the LOC120109746 gene encoding LOW QUALITY PROTEIN: U3 small nucleolar RNA-associated protein 18 homolog (The sequence of the model RefSeq protein was modified relative to this genomic sequence to represent the inferred CDS: inserted 1 base in 1 codon) translates to MPTTEISHSFPSAISLSPVRVLSPIATVDYSSTRLDHRPSAVREHRPSRSISTLVRAANRSLRRRPATSAFSFPLSSSFAKKMSLISQNMLPKKRREKIDGEAADGLVDEHKLKNSKRKNRGRDYDLLEGNREQEKEMKKLESFLFGTLHSPVEFGKEAGGEEEEVAQDVPLFFVDKSTGDEMVVYEEDLHSRIEERRKEEKKPAWVDDEEERTEVDIVKVNRLRKLRKEADERVISGADYVARLRAQHAKLNPGTEWARIDQKSAHVGASDDESDDESGVTVAHGYEDMEGGDILRSNDKLVVKGRDKLLPGLLEYSRLMNANSEEPSNGPINSVQFHRNGQLLLTAGLDRGLRFFQVDGKHNTKIQSIFIEDCPIYKASFLPDGSEVIISGRRKFFYSFDLVKAAVSKIGPLTGREEKSLEVFEVSPDSSTIAFIGNEGYILLMSSRTKELIGTVKMNGSARSLAFADGGQQLLSSGGDGQVYHWDLRTRRCIHKAVDEGCIVGSALCVSPDNSLFAAGSSSGIVNVYKRGEFLGGKRKPLKTIENLTTMVDFMKFNHDGQILAISSRMKKNGLKLIHVPSFTAFSNXPPPRFSLHYPRALDFSPHGGFMAMGNAGGKVLLYKLHHYQYA